Proteins encoded together in one Lysinibacillus sp. FSL K6-0232 window:
- a CDS encoding alanine/glycine:cation symporter family protein: protein MELLNKVNDFLWGSFIAYLLLGVGAFYTIRLGVPQLRHFGHAVKCMKKNLRGKDGDISGFSTLCAAIGGQVGTGSLVGVASALAAGGPGAIFWMWVTALLGMVITFAETTLGQLFREKIEDGTYRGGPAHYIEKGLNNRALAMIIAICYIFAVGLFIASIQTNSIANSFTGVVDIHPIIPGIAVVILTAIVIIGGVKRLVDFSTLIVPFMALTFIAITLFIVITNITQLPAVLSLIFESAFTGHAVIGGAIGHTIMEAFRHGIARGLFSNDAGNGVAGMMHAAADVKHPIEQSFLAMLGTFITTIIICSCTAFALLMTDVLGTGLTGINLLQEAFFVALGSAGKWIVFGAMFLFGFTTLLADIFYGETNIRYVFKKNATPIIWIYRIIAAGVLILSSVVPLTTIWASVDFMLAIIVFINVYALFGLFKYVRYAYKNYMHQLKSDVKEPEWNKELDVTTINLDNIDEATRK from the coding sequence ATGGAACTGTTAAACAAAGTAAATGATTTTTTATGGGGCTCATTCATTGCATATTTATTACTAGGAGTAGGGGCTTTTTATACGATCCGTCTAGGTGTTCCACAATTAAGACATTTTGGTCATGCAGTGAAATGTATGAAGAAAAATCTAAGAGGCAAGGATGGGGATATTTCGGGCTTCTCGACTTTATGTGCTGCGATTGGAGGACAGGTTGGGACTGGTAGCCTAGTAGGGGTGGCAAGCGCTTTAGCTGCTGGAGGACCAGGGGCAATTTTTTGGATGTGGGTGACTGCATTATTAGGCATGGTCATTACGTTTGCTGAAACAACTTTAGGACAATTATTCCGTGAAAAAATAGAGGATGGGACTTATCGTGGTGGTCCTGCCCACTACATAGAAAAAGGTCTTAACAATAGAGCTCTAGCGATGATTATAGCTATTTGTTACATTTTTGCAGTAGGTTTATTTATTGCATCAATTCAAACAAACTCTATTGCCAACTCATTTACTGGGGTTGTGGATATCCACCCAATTATTCCTGGAATCGCAGTTGTTATTCTTACAGCGATTGTTATTATTGGTGGTGTCAAGCGACTTGTTGATTTCTCAACATTAATTGTACCTTTTATGGCTTTAACATTTATTGCTATTACATTGTTTATTGTTATCACGAATATTACACAACTGCCAGCTGTTTTATCATTAATTTTTGAAAGTGCTTTCACTGGTCATGCAGTAATTGGGGGTGCAATTGGACATACGATTATGGAAGCTTTCCGTCACGGTATTGCAAGGGGGTTATTCTCTAATGATGCTGGTAATGGTGTGGCTGGTATGATGCATGCTGCTGCGGATGTTAAGCATCCTATTGAACAATCATTTTTAGCAATGTTAGGGACATTTATTACGACGATTATTATTTGCTCGTGTACAGCCTTTGCATTATTAATGACAGATGTTCTTGGTACAGGTTTAACAGGTATTAATCTTTTACAAGAGGCATTTTTTGTTGCACTAGGCTCTGCGGGTAAATGGATTGTATTTGGGGCAATGTTCTTATTCGGATTTACAACACTCCTTGCGGATATATTTTATGGAGAAACAAATATTCGTTATGTATTTAAAAAGAACGCAACTCCTATAATATGGATTTATAGAATTATAGCTGCTGGTGTACTGATACTAAGCTCAGTAGTTCCACTTACCACAATTTGGGCTTCAGTTGATTTTATGTTGGCGATTATTGTATTTATTAATGTTTATGCATTATTTGGTTTATTTAAGTACGTTCGCTATGCCTATAAAAATTATATGCATCAATTAAAAAGTGATGTAAAGGAGCCTGAGTGGAATAAAGAGTTAGATGTTACAACAATTAATTTAGATAATATCGATGAAGCAACACGTAAATAA
- a CDS encoding M20 aminoacylase family protein: MNNIEFKKQLLEWRHYLHKYPETAFEEVKTSAYIAQELKKMGLEVHENIGTTGIVANLTVGDGKGVIGLRADMDALNLHEVKDLLYRSKHKGKMHACGHDGHMTTLLGAAQLLSTRKNFNGTVRFIFQPAEEIGKGAQAMMDDQLFERFPVDEIYGLHNMPGLPAGTIHTKSGPIMASEDNFVIRIKGKGAHSSSPHMGVDPLVIAAEIILALQTVVARNLDPLQTAVVSCTEIQSDGIRNAIPSNVEIKGDTRSFTPEVQKLLEKRMKSLCEGICAMHGAECEFDYTHEFSPTINWDRCNEVATLAAKNIVGAENTNSDCTPIMASEDFGKFIEKIPGCFVFLGSKVKGEEVIPLHNSLYDYNDEIIETGAEFFAEIIKLSLVKE; encoded by the coding sequence ATGAATAATATAGAGTTTAAAAAACAATTACTAGAATGGCGTCATTATTTACATAAATATCCTGAAACTGCCTTTGAGGAAGTAAAAACATCCGCTTATATAGCACAGGAGCTCAAAAAAATGGGCTTAGAAGTGCATGAAAATATCGGTACTACAGGTATTGTGGCGAATCTTACTGTTGGGGATGGTAAAGGTGTAATTGGGTTACGGGCTGATATGGATGCATTAAATCTACATGAGGTAAAAGACCTTCTATATCGCTCTAAGCATAAAGGAAAAATGCATGCATGTGGACATGATGGACATATGACGACATTATTAGGCGCTGCTCAATTACTTTCTACTCGAAAAAATTTTAATGGGACTGTTCGATTTATTTTTCAGCCTGCTGAGGAAATTGGAAAAGGTGCTCAAGCAATGATGGATGATCAATTATTTGAGCGATTCCCAGTGGATGAAATTTATGGTCTTCATAATATGCCGGGATTACCTGCTGGAACGATACACACAAAGTCAGGTCCTATTATGGCTAGTGAGGATAATTTCGTTATTCGAATTAAAGGAAAAGGCGCACATTCATCAAGCCCACATATGGGCGTTGACCCTTTAGTTATTGCAGCTGAAATTATTCTTGCGCTTCAAACAGTAGTGGCAAGAAATCTTGACCCACTTCAAACGGCAGTCGTGTCATGTACAGAAATTCAATCGGATGGTATTCGTAATGCCATTCCTTCTAATGTAGAAATTAAAGGCGATACAAGAAGCTTTACGCCAGAAGTGCAAAAACTATTGGAGAAAAGAATGAAAAGCTTATGTGAGGGTATATGTGCAATGCATGGCGCTGAATGTGAGTTTGACTATACACATGAATTTTCTCCTACGATTAACTGGGATAGATGCAATGAGGTTGCGACATTAGCTGCCAAAAATATCGTTGGTGCAGAAAATACAAACAGTGATTGTACCCCAATTATGGCGTCTGAGGATTTTGGTAAGTTTATTGAAAAAATTCCTGGCTGCTTTGTATTTCTAGGAAGTAAAGTTAAAGGTGAGGAAGTGATTCCACTGCATAACTCACTTTATGACTATAATGATGAAATTATCGAAACAGGTGCTGAATTTTTTGCAGAAATTATTAAGCTTAGCCTAGTAAAAGAATAG
- the dpaL gene encoding diaminopropionate ammonia-lyase encodes MKLIKYTRKKNPSTNIDFLGLEEAQKVHAFHKSFPQYETTPLAVLDHLAEELNISKLFVKDESYRFGLNAFKALGGSYAIGQYLAKQLNIESSNLTYEKLVSPEVKEKLGNLTFITATDGNHGRGVAWTAKQLGLKSVVYMPKGSSVERLNHIKAQGADAAITDLNYDDTVRLAAEHAEQNNWILVQDTAWEDYEEIPKNIMQGYITMVVEAYEQLKKLDEKPTHIFIQAGVGSMAAAVQGFFADVYGEDRPLTVVVEPDKADCIFKTAEANDGKLHYVKGDMDTIMAGLACGEPSTLGWAILNDYADAFLSCPDNIAAQGMRILAAPMKGDVQVISGESGAVGVGAVSEILRRDQYTALREQLKMTADSKILFFSTEGDTDAAHYKKVVWDGAYSI; translated from the coding sequence ATGAAATTAATAAAATATACTAGAAAGAAAAATCCAAGTACAAATATCGACTTTTTAGGGCTAGAGGAGGCTCAAAAAGTACATGCATTTCATAAAAGTTTTCCACAGTATGAAACGACGCCTTTAGCTGTGTTAGATCATTTAGCGGAGGAGTTGAATATTAGCAAATTATTTGTAAAGGATGAATCCTATCGTTTTGGTTTAAATGCCTTTAAAGCTTTAGGTGGATCATATGCGATTGGGCAATATTTAGCAAAGCAATTAAATATTGAATCTTCCAATTTAACTTACGAAAAGCTTGTTTCACCTGAAGTGAAAGAAAAGCTAGGAAACTTGACATTTATTACAGCAACAGATGGAAACCATGGTCGGGGTGTTGCATGGACAGCTAAACAGCTAGGGCTAAAATCGGTTGTTTATATGCCTAAAGGTTCGTCAGTAGAACGATTAAATCATATAAAGGCACAGGGGGCGGATGCTGCCATTACAGATCTTAACTATGACGATACAGTTCGTTTAGCTGCTGAACATGCTGAGCAAAACAATTGGATATTAGTACAGGACACAGCATGGGAAGACTACGAAGAAATTCCTAAAAACATTATGCAGGGCTATATCACGATGGTAGTAGAAGCATATGAGCAGCTAAAAAAATTAGACGAAAAACCTACACATATTTTTATTCAGGCTGGTGTTGGTTCAATGGCAGCCGCAGTTCAAGGCTTCTTTGCAGATGTTTATGGTGAGGATCGTCCGCTTACTGTTGTTGTAGAACCAGATAAGGCAGACTGCATATTTAAAACGGCTGAAGCAAATGATGGCAAGCTGCATTATGTAAAAGGTGATATGGATACAATTATGGCAGGCTTAGCATGTGGTGAGCCAAGTACACTAGGCTGGGCAATTTTAAATGACTATGCGGATGCTTTCCTTTCTTGTCCAGATAATATCGCTGCTCAGGGAATGAGGATTCTAGCAGCACCGATGAAGGGCGATGTACAAGTTATTTCAGGTGAATCGGGAGCAGTGGGCGTAGGAGCTGTAAGCGAAATCTTAAGACGAGATCAGTACACAGCTTTAAGAGAGCAGTTAAAGATGACTGCAGATTCAAAAATTCTATTCTTTAGCACTGAAGGAGATACTGACGCTGCACATTATAAAAAAGTTGTATGGGATGGTGCTTATTCAATTTAA
- a CDS encoding RidA family protein → MSIQKVSTDKAPAAIGPYSQAIKAGDFLFVSGQLPIDPETGAFPDGGVKEQIYQVFINIQHILADQGLDFTNVVKTTVLLDNIADFAIVNEIYGEYFAGEILPARAAYAVDCLPKNALVEIEVIAYYG, encoded by the coding sequence ATGAGTATTCAAAAGGTATCAACGGATAAGGCACCAGCAGCAATCGGTCCATATTCACAGGCAATTAAAGCAGGAGATTTTCTATTTGTGTCTGGTCAGCTTCCAATAGACCCTGAAACAGGGGCTTTTCCAGACGGTGGAGTAAAGGAGCAGATCTATCAAGTGTTTATTAATATTCAACATATCCTAGCAGATCAAGGATTAGATTTTACCAATGTAGTAAAAACAACAGTATTATTAGATAATATTGCTGATTTTGCGATAGTGAATGAAATTTATGGTGAATATTTCGCTGGTGAAATTTTGCCTGCACGAGCTGCTTATGCAGTCGATTGCTTACCTAAAAATGCGCTAGTAGAAATTGAAGTCATTGCATATTACGGTTAA
- a CDS encoding SDR family NAD(P)-dependent oxidoreductase, with translation MKLQDKVAIVTGGASGIGEATVRLFVEEGAKVVIADFSDRGQSISEELNNNGFDTLFVKTDVTSEEDIKNMISATVNKYGKLDIMYANAGVADDAPAHELTFEKWKRTIDINLSGVFLSDKYAIEQFLAQGTGGVIVNAGSIHSFVALPNPTAYASAKGGVKLLTQNLCTAYAKEGIRVNAVCPGYIETPLLKEVDTASKEYLASLHPQGRLGKPEEIAKAVLFLASDDASFVNGTTLLVDGGYTAH, from the coding sequence ATGAAATTACAAGATAAAGTAGCAATCGTCACAGGTGGCGCTAGTGGTATTGGCGAAGCAACTGTTCGCCTATTTGTAGAAGAAGGCGCAAAAGTAGTCATTGCTGATTTTTCAGATCGCGGGCAAAGCATCTCAGAAGAATTAAATAACAATGGCTTCGATACATTGTTTGTGAAAACAGATGTAACAAGTGAAGAAGATATTAAAAATATGATTAGTGCAACAGTGAACAAATATGGCAAGCTTGATATTATGTATGCCAATGCAGGTGTAGCTGATGATGCACCTGCACATGAGTTAACTTTTGAAAAATGGAAAAGAACCATTGATATTAATTTATCTGGTGTCTTCCTTTCCGATAAATATGCGATTGAACAATTCCTTGCACAAGGTACAGGTGGCGTTATCGTTAATGCTGGCTCTATCCATAGCTTTGTCGCTTTACCAAATCCAACAGCCTATGCTTCTGCAAAAGGTGGCGTAAAGCTATTAACACAAAACCTATGTACAGCCTATGCAAAAGAAGGCATCCGTGTAAATGCTGTATGTCCAGGCTATATCGAAACACCACTGCTTAAAGAAGTAGATACTGCAAGTAAAGAATACTTAGCATCCCTTCACCCACAAGGTCGCCTTGGCAAACCAGAAGAGATTGCAAAAGCTGTTCTGTTCTTAGCAAGTGATGACGCAAGCTTTGTCAATGGTACAACACTGCTTGTTGATGGCGGTTATACAGCTCACTAA
- a CDS encoding SDR family NAD(P)-dependent oxidoreductase yields MRLENKVAIITGGGTGIGKETALLFAKEGAKVVITDINEQSGNEAVRDIQAIGGEALFIRHDVSNEDDWKKVADETIKAFSKVDILFNNAGIYIIKPLAEIELSDWNRLMSINVTGVFLGMKHIMPLMAQQQKGSVINASSIAGLTGAAGHVLYGASKGAVRIMTKDAAMEYAPFGVRVNSIHPGYIDTGMADYASATTGSSKDELGKSLFPLGRLGSVQEVAQTVLFLASDESSFSTGAEFVIDGGATAK; encoded by the coding sequence ATGAGATTGGAAAATAAAGTAGCCATTATTACAGGTGGAGGTACAGGTATCGGTAAAGAAACTGCTTTGTTATTTGCTAAAGAAGGCGCAAAGGTAGTTATTACTGATATTAATGAACAATCTGGTAACGAAGCAGTACGCGATATCCAAGCTATTGGCGGAGAAGCACTATTTATACGTCATGATGTTAGCAATGAAGATGATTGGAAAAAGGTCGCAGATGAAACAATAAAAGCTTTTAGCAAAGTTGATATTCTTTTCAATAATGCGGGTATTTATATTATTAAGCCTCTTGCAGAAATTGAACTTTCTGACTGGAATCGCTTAATGTCTATTAATGTAACTGGTGTCTTCCTTGGAATGAAGCACATTATGCCACTTATGGCACAGCAACAAAAAGGCTCTGTCATTAATGCCTCTTCGATTGCAGGCTTAACAGGTGCTGCTGGACATGTATTATATGGTGCTAGTAAAGGTGCTGTACGTATTATGACAAAGGATGCTGCAATGGAATATGCGCCATTCGGTGTGCGTGTCAACTCTATTCATCCCGGTTATATTGATACAGGTATGGCAGATTATGCATCAGCAACAACAGGAAGCTCTAAAGATGAATTAGGGAAAAGTTTATTCCCACTAGGTCGTTTAGGTTCCGTTCAGGAAGTCGCTCAAACAGTATTGTTTTTAGCTTCTGACGAATCTTCATTCTCAACAGGTGCTGAATTTGTGATTGATGGTGGCGCAACTGCAAAATAA
- a CDS encoding GAF domain-containing protein — protein MTHPMQSFEEMTFQEFVLVIKIHYKQIEENTNIYLYLESSISEEDRKKTAMLLDSFLRLLARTHIEDLQDDYRNFLNTWLQSQLSVIDIKSFNLFQLIFEKSLITCMIQQKHHRMNAALMYVLSIFTYLVQLYDDRIVHPTSDNHSTNQQLSHLQLLDKLDKLLIYSSGYNDLAYILKKCEEYFNYKRCVFYAYVPWSNQFYGVIGAELPKVQSMKGQITELNTVFSSKKPIYLKNPKNYVKEEHIQLFNLSSVIFIPIIQQDQLFGWLTFDQLGEEFDCTKDELALLEEVGKRLGLFLSKDRTSSRAAFN, from the coding sequence ATGACACATCCAATGCAATCCTTTGAAGAAATGACATTTCAAGAGTTTGTGCTAGTTATTAAAATTCATTATAAGCAAATCGAGGAGAATACAAATATTTATCTTTATCTTGAGTCTTCTATTTCTGAGGAAGATCGCAAAAAAACGGCTATGCTGCTCGATTCATTTCTACGTTTACTAGCACGTACACATATTGAAGATTTACAGGATGATTATCGAAATTTTTTAAATACATGGCTGCAATCGCAACTATCCGTTATTGATATAAAAAGCTTTAATCTCTTTCAATTAATTTTTGAAAAATCATTGATTACATGTATGATTCAGCAAAAACATCATCGTATGAATGCTGCATTAATGTATGTACTCTCGATATTTACGTACTTAGTACAGCTTTATGATGATAGGATAGTGCACCCAACAAGTGATAATCATTCAACAAATCAACAATTAAGCCATCTTCAATTATTGGATAAGCTCGATAAATTGCTAATTTACTCATCAGGCTATAATGATTTAGCTTATATTTTAAAAAAATGTGAAGAGTATTTTAACTATAAAAGATGTGTATTTTACGCATATGTACCATGGTCTAATCAATTTTACGGCGTGATTGGTGCAGAGCTGCCAAAGGTGCAAAGTATGAAAGGGCAGATAACGGAGCTAAACACAGTATTTAGCTCTAAAAAGCCAATTTATTTAAAAAATCCTAAAAATTACGTGAAAGAGGAGCATATTCAATTATTTAATTTATCTTCTGTTATTTTTATTCCAATTATTCAACAAGATCAATTATTTGGCTGGCTGACATTTGATCAGCTAGGGGAGGAATTTGATTGTACAAAGGATGAATTAGCATTGCTTGAAGAAGTAGGGAAGCGCTTAGGGCTATTTTTATCAAAGGATAGAACAAGCTCCAGAGCTGCATTTAACTGA
- a CDS encoding LuxR C-terminal-related transcriptional regulator, with protein MILGLLAEGYDNKKIAGLLFLSEHTVRDYISSLMTKLKAKNRTQVVASAFRLGLLS; from the coding sequence ATGATTCTTGGCTTGCTTGCAGAAGGATATGATAATAAAAAAATTGCAGGGTTGCTGTTTTTAAGTGAGCATACAGTGAGGGATTATATAAGTAGCTTAATGACCAAGCTAAAAGCAAAAAATCGAACACAAGTTGTAGCGTCAGCCTTTCGCTTAGGTTTGTTAAGCTAG
- a CDS encoding RNA polymerase sigma factor encodes MNEKLEGVYEEYNRYIYHLCLKLTRNNIEAEDLMQEVWVKVVRYENSVAEVEHIKAWLTTITMNTFRDRYRKKVRRSKYMMNQPETLDVPILDLVPNNDISTEEKIEKDIVTKLVQDKMGQLDAIYRKTLWYFYIDQYSLAEISTIMKVSIGTVKSRLFRAKARLKEMLMSDESLVESVLPA; translated from the coding sequence ATGAATGAAAAATTAGAAGGCGTATATGAGGAATACAATCGTTATATTTATCACTTATGTTTAAAACTAACTCGCAATAATATAGAAGCTGAAGATTTAATGCAAGAAGTTTGGGTTAAGGTTGTGCGCTATGAAAACAGCGTTGCTGAAGTAGAGCATATTAAAGCTTGGCTAACAACGATAACAATGAATACATTTAGAGATCGCTACCGTAAAAAAGTACGTCGTAGCAAATATATGATGAACCAACCTGAAACATTAGACGTACCGATTTTAGATTTGGTTCCCAATAATGATATTTCAACGGAAGAAAAAATTGAAAAAGATATTGTAACAAAGCTAGTGCAGGATAAAATGGGGCAATTGGATGCTATTTATCGTAAAACATTATGGTATTTCTACATAGACCAATATTCACTTGCTGAGATTTCTACGATTATGAAAGTTTCCATTGGTACTGTAAAATCCCGTTTATTCCGTGCAAAAGCTCGTTTAAAAGAAATGCTTATGTCTGATGAATCACTTGTGGAATCTGTGCTGCCAGCATAA
- a CDS encoding MarR family winged helix-turn-helix transcriptional regulator, with protein sequence MDQEKQQAITSLFEVVSSIERKWANEWNNHNVLGFSKSHILILDYLSQEGPKRPSAIAERLKVTTGGVTVLTTKLINAGFIEKTQHATDRRASQLVITPEGETILEESRQQVNAIINNMFGMLTAEELQTLRNIFSKCLLDVDPNQSR encoded by the coding sequence ATGGATCAAGAAAAACAACAAGCCATTACCTCATTGTTTGAAGTAGTTTCATCAATAGAGCGTAAGTGGGCAAACGAGTGGAATAATCATAATGTGCTCGGCTTTTCAAAATCCCATATTTTAATTTTAGACTACTTATCGCAGGAGGGCCCTAAACGCCCTTCTGCTATTGCTGAACGCCTAAAAGTAACAACAGGTGGTGTTACAGTGTTAACAACAAAGCTTATTAATGCTGGCTTTATTGAAAAAACACAGCACGCAACAGACCGACGCGCTTCACAATTAGTCATTACACCTGAGGGTGAAACTATTTTAGAAGAATCTCGTCAACAGGTAAATGCCATTATTAACAATATGTTTGGCATGCTCACAGCAGAGGAGCTACAAACATTGCGTAATATTTTTTCAAAATGCTTACTGGATGTTGATCCAAATCAGTCCCGCTAA
- the spx gene encoding transcriptional regulator Spx has protein sequence MTVTIYSQASCSSSRKALKWLKDHNIDYKEKRITSQPLTLAEFKEILSMTEDGTDEIIATNSNDFKNLNIDIDQLSIQELFAIIQEHPRMLRSPILIDEKRIQVGYNEMDIRRFIPRKVRAYELNAMTRLAQES, from the coding sequence ATGACAGTTACAATTTACTCACAAGCGAGCTGTTCTTCATCCAGAAAAGCACTTAAATGGTTAAAAGATCACAACATTGACTATAAAGAAAAACGTATTACATCACAGCCACTTACACTTGCAGAATTTAAAGAAATTCTTAGCATGACTGAAGATGGCACAGATGAAATTATTGCAACAAACTCTAATGATTTTAAAAACTTAAATATTGATATCGACCAGCTTTCTATTCAAGAGCTATTTGCCATTATTCAAGAACACCCAAGAATGCTACGTAGCCCTATTTTAATAGATGAAAAACGTATTCAAGTTGGGTACAATGAGATGGACATCCGTCGTTTTATTCCACGTAAAGTACGTGCTTACGAGTTAAATGCGATGACAAGATTGGCACAAGAAAGTTAA
- a CDS encoding ABC-F family ATP-binding cassette domain-containing protein: MAILTVENLGHSFGDRTLFKDVSFRLVEGDHIGLVGANGVGKSTLMGIITGQTIHDTGKVEWLPGTHYGYLDQHTVLTAGRTMRDVLRDAFLPLYKKEEELNEITGKMAEATPEELEVLLEQMAEVQDALDAGDFYSLDMKIEEVARGLGLDAIGLERDVAALSGGQRTKVLLAKLLLEKPKVLLLDEPTNYLDEEHVTWLKNYLKNYPYAFLLISHDTEFMNETVDVIFQLEFSKLTRYTATYEKFLELAEINKRQHIEAYEKQQEFIKKQEDFIAKNKARYSTTGRAKSRAKQLDRLERIDRPETAAKPEFSFKEARSTSRYVVEAENLVIGYDKDKPLLPPLTFTIERGEKIALVGMNGVGKSTLLKTMLGKINPLAGQVIRGDYLHPSYFEQEVKAEKITPIDDVWNAFPSMEQAQVRAALARAGLKTDHITRPLNSLSGGEQAKVRLCKLMMEEANWLLFDEPTNHLDVDAKNELKRAMKEFKGTIVLVSHEPEFYDGLVTKVWNVQDWFTSGQQS, from the coding sequence ATGGCAATATTAACAGTTGAAAATTTAGGTCATTCCTTTGGTGATCGTACACTTTTTAAAGATGTATCGTTTCGCTTAGTAGAGGGTGATCATATTGGACTTGTCGGGGCAAATGGCGTTGGAAAATCAACATTAATGGGCATTATTACTGGTCAAACCATCCATGATACAGGGAAGGTAGAATGGCTTCCTGGTACGCATTATGGCTATTTAGATCAGCATACGGTACTTACTGCTGGTCGAACAATGCGTGATGTGTTGCGTGATGCCTTTCTACCTTTATATAAAAAAGAAGAAGAGCTCAATGAAATTACAGGTAAAATGGCAGAAGCAACACCTGAAGAATTAGAGGTACTGCTAGAGCAAATGGCTGAGGTGCAGGATGCATTGGACGCAGGAGATTTTTACTCATTAGATATGAAAATTGAAGAGGTGGCACGTGGGCTTGGTCTTGATGCGATTGGCTTAGAGCGTGATGTAGCTGCTCTCTCTGGTGGACAGCGTACAAAAGTGTTATTAGCAAAGCTGTTATTGGAAAAACCAAAAGTTTTACTGCTGGATGAGCCAACAAACTATCTTGATGAAGAGCATGTTACATGGTTAAAAAATTATTTAAAAAACTATCCATATGCCTTTCTTTTAATTTCACATGATACAGAATTTATGAATGAAACAGTGGATGTTATTTTCCAGCTTGAGTTTTCAAAATTAACACGCTATACAGCAACATATGAAAAATTCCTAGAGCTTGCTGAAATTAATAAGCGTCAGCATATTGAAGCCTATGAAAAGCAGCAGGAATTTATTAAGAAGCAAGAGGACTTTATTGCTAAAAATAAAGCGCGCTACTCAACGACTGGTCGTGCAAAATCGCGCGCAAAGCAGCTTGATCGTTTAGAGCGTATTGATCGCCCAGAAACAGCGGCAAAGCCAGAATTTAGCTTTAAAGAAGCTCGTTCCACGAGCCGTTACGTTGTAGAGGCTGAAAATTTAGTAATTGGTTATGATAAAGACAAGCCATTGCTTCCCCCGCTTACTTTTACTATTGAGCGCGGAGAAAAGATTGCGCTTGTTGGCATGAATGGTGTAGGTAAATCAACATTATTAAAAACCATGCTTGGAAAAATTAATCCCCTTGCTGGACAAGTTATTCGAGGCGATTACCTTCACCCCTCGTACTTTGAACAAGAGGTAAAAGCGGAGAAAATTACACCGATTGACGATGTATGGAATGCCTTCCCTTCTATGGAACAAGCGCAAGTGCGTGCAGCGTTAGCGCGTGCAGGCTTAAAAACTGACCATATTACACGTCCGCTTAATTCATTATCCGGTGGCGAGCAGGCAAAGGTACGTTTATGTAAATTAATGATGGAAGAAGCAAACTGGCTGCTTTTTGACGAACCAACAAACCATTTAGATGTCGATGCTAAAAATGAATTAAAGCGTGCGATGAAAGAATTTAAAGGCACAATTGTACTTGTTAGTCATGAGCCTGAGTTTTACGATGGACTCGTCACAAAAGTTTGGAATGTTCAAGATTGGTTCACATCAGGGCAACAAAGTTAA
- a CDS encoding SE1832 family protein yields the protein MPTKSDIEYQIRELKMDYINLQGDIEKLEATGHNDQVAKAEERLANMEAKLAELNKQLAEL from the coding sequence ATGCCAACAAAAAGCGATATTGAATACCAAATTCGAGAGTTAAAAATGGACTATATTAATTTACAAGGCGATATTGAAAAATTGGAAGCTACAGGGCATAACGATCAGGTAGCAAAAGCAGAAGAACGCCTTGCAAATATGGAAGCTAAGCTAGCAGAGCTGAATAAACAATTAGCAGAGCTTTAA